One Solea solea chromosome 5, fSolSol10.1, whole genome shotgun sequence genomic window carries:
- the afg2b gene encoding spermatogenesis-associated protein 5-like protein 1, with translation MKTLKLLSVDPSDRGSQRCRLGPELMSALGLKLGSPLLVSVPGGSCLCIAWPRSDLAEGFLQMDLKCCSPSLIPHPPTHLHLDSDQLTPVSCPKLKTIKVTVVVQSANFKKHTSSSLVHELVKDMLKGVYIHEKHVINLEDFDTEIKYVVIEGIHPDSASSGLITAKTGVEITGIQTVRHYMSQLREEHTVSLGGLDEVSASLREMLQLPLLYPGTLNSLGVSCPRGVLLVGPPGVGKTLLVRRVVGEVGASLMVVRGPEVVGSRPGESEEQLRAVFERARSAAEEGPCVLFLDELDSLCPRRTGSSSPENRLVAQLLTLMDGMDRSDRFLIIGATNRPDSLDPALRRPGRFDREVVIGAPTMQQRRSILSVLCAKMPVCPSVDLMELAQRTSGYVGADLSALCREAAMNAIRENSKGSGAQSLCMNHFQDALKLVGPSCLRSSLGRTELSPVSWEQIGGLDDVKLKLRQSIEWPMRFPEAFVRLGLSRPRGVLLFGPPGCAKTTLVRAAATTSHSSFLSVSGADLYSPYVGDSEKALAQLFRQARACAPCVLFLDEIDSLIGSRSTGQTSSGVHTRLLSVLLNEMDGVGLKTVERRGTERILQAEGVGECHTQEQMDCQEVCNNDVMVVAATNRPDCLDSALLRPGRLDHIIYVPPPDQQARLAILKVCTRSMPVHADVCLEDLATNTELYSGADLENLCKEAALLALQTENMEARVIKHTYFLQSLRKMRPSLTAQQIHTYQTPLRS, from the exons ATGAAGACTCTGAAGCTGTTGTCAGTGGATCCATCTGACCGGGGCTCTCAGAGATGCAGACTGGGTCCAGAGTTGATGTCAGCGTTGGGTCTGAAGCTGGGCTCTCCCCTGCTGGTGTCTGTCCCCGGGGGAAGCTGCCTCTGCATTGCATGGCCTCGGTCTGACTTGGCAGAGGGCTTCCTACAGATGGACCTGAAATGTTGCTCCCCCAGTCTGATTCCTCACCCTCCCACACACCTGCATCTGGACTCCGATCAGCTCACACCTGTATCCTGTCCCAAACTGAAAACTATCAAAGTAACTGTGGTCGTCCAAAGTGCCAATTTTAAAAAGCACACGTCTTCCAGCCTCGTCCATGAGCTTGTGAAAGACATGTTGAAAGGTGTCTACATCCACGAGAAGCATGTGATAAACCTGGAGGACTTTGACACAGAGATTAAATATGTGGTTATTGAAGGCATTCATCCGGATTCTGCCAGTTCTGGATTAATCACCGCAAAAACTGGTGTGGAGATAACTGGGATCCAGACAGTCAGACATTACATGAGTCAACTGCGGGAGGAACACACAGTGTCACTGGGGGGTCTGGACGAG GTGAGCGCTTCCCTGAGAGAGATGCTCCAGCTGCCTCTGCTTTATCCAGGCACATTGAACTCTCTAGGTGTGTCATGTCCCAGAGGAGTTCTCCTGGTGGGGCCTCCAGGTGTGGGCAAGACCCTGCTGGTCCGCAGAGTGGTGGGGGAGGTGGGAGCCAGCCTGATGGTGGTCAGAGGACCAGAG GTGGTGGGATCGCGGCCGGGTGAGAGTGAGGAGCAGCTGCGTGCTGTGTTTGAGCGAGCTCGATCCGCAGCTGAAGAGGGTCCGTGTGTGCTTTTCTTAGATGAGCTGGATTCTCTCTGTCCAAGGAGAACCGGCTCATCGTCCCCAGAGAACCGTCTGGTTGCTCAGCTTCTCACACTGATGGACGGGATGGATCGGTCTGATCGCTTTCTCATTATTGGAGCCACCAACCGGCCGGACAGCTTAGACCCAGCACTACGCAGGCCGGGACGATTCGACAGAGAG gttGTCATTGGAGCTCCCACCATGCAGCAGAGGCGATCCATCTTGTCTGTTCTGTGTGCGAAGATGCCTGTGTGTCCCAGTGTGGACTTGATGGAGCTTGCGCAGAGAACTTCAGGCTATGTAGGAGCAGATCTCAGTGCACTGTGCAGGGAAGCTGCCATGAACGCTATCAGGGAAAACTCCAAG GGTTCAGGGGCACAGAGCCTGTGTATGAATCACTTCCAGGATGCACTGAAGTTGGTTGGTCCCTCTTGTCTGCGCAGCAGCCTGGGCAGGACGGAGCTTTCTCCAGTGTCCTGGGAGCAGATCGGAGGCCTGGATGACGTCAAACTCAAACTGAGACAG AGTATTGAGTGGCCCATGAGATTTCCTGAGGCGTTCGTACGCCTGGGTCTTAGTCGTCCCCGTGGTGTGCTGCTCTTTGGACCTCCAGGATGTGCAAAGACAACTCTTGTCAGAGCTGCAGCGACCACCTCCCACTCTTCCTTCCTGTCTGTCAGTGGTGCTGACCTCTACTCTCCGTATGTGGGAGACTCGGAAAAGGCTTTAGCACAG CTGTTTCGGCAGGCCCGTGCCTGCGCTCCCTGTGTCCTGTTCCTCGACGAGATCGACTCTCTGATTGGCTCGCGGTCGACCGGTCAGACGTCCAGCGGTGTACACACACGCCTCCTGTCTGTTCTCCTGAACGAGATGGACGGCGTGGGCCTGAAGacggtggagaggagaggaacagaGAGGATCCTCCAGGCAGAGGGAGTGGGAGAGTGTCACACACAGGAACAG ATGGACTGCCAGGAAGTGTGCAACAATGATGTGATGGTTGTTGCCGCCACAAACAGACCTGACTGCTTAGACAGCGCGCTCCTCAGACCTGGCAGACTCGACCACATCATCTATGTGCCACCTCCCGACCAGCAG GCTCGACTCGCCATCCTGAAGGTTTGCACTCGGTCCATGCCGGTCCATGCTGATGTGTGTCTGGAGGATCTCGCGACAAACACTGAGCTTTACTCTGGAGCTGACTTGGAAAATCTGTGTAAAGAG gcTGCTCTGTTGGCGCTGCAGACAGAGAACATGGAGGCTCGTGTCATCAAACACACTTACTTCCTGCAGTCCCTCAGAAAAATGAGGCCGTCACTCACAGCCCAGCAGATCCACACATATCAAACACCTCTCAGATCATGA
- the c5h15orf48 gene encoding normal mucosa of esophagus-specific gene 1 protein, translating to MSAFFQLLRKRKELIPLIGFTGLAATGAVSAAFYFLFTKSDVILNKTSNPQPWERVDPTKPQKLITINQKWRPVEELELVKSLTK from the exons ATGTCTGCATTTTTCCAATTgctgagaaagagaaaggag TTGATCCCTCTGATTGGGTTCACAGGATTAGCTGCAACAGGAGCCGTTTCTGCTGCATTCTACTTTCTATTTACTAAAAGTGATGTCAT ACTGAATAAGACCAGCAACCCACAACCATGGGAGAGAGTGGACCCAACCAAACCCCAGAAG CTCATCACCATCAACCAGAAGTGGAGACcagtggaggagctggagctggtgAAGAGCCTGACCAAGTGA